A genome region from Streptomyces xanthophaeus includes the following:
- a CDS encoding PepSY-associated TM helix domain-containing protein has translation MSLDEAQDVRTPDAEPAGTAKKNGGSWAAVRPLLLRMHFYAGLLVAPLIFLAAATGLLYAASWQAEKIIYSDELTVARVGESALPLSAQIDAAKGAAPEGEVVSVWPAPDTEATTRVIMESPGLPEGETLTVFVDPYTAEVRGQLATVGDALPLRAWLSEFHSSLQLGEFGRNYSELAASWMWVVALGGLALWLGRRRKRRSQLVLPDRTATGRRRTLSWHGAVGLWAVAGLVVLSATGLTWSKYAGENIGQLQDSLGGATPAVSAQLSAGADAGSGEHAGHTMPDGTQMAPPPAPAADVGIDKAVDAARAAGVTEALRVTLPAKGKGYVIKEQDKLVPVHLDSVAVDPADARVMDELRFADYPVLAQMTRFGIDLHMGTTFGLANQIALAALAVAVMFLVFWGYRMWWLRRPTKDRKLSVGRAQPRGAWRKLPVTLLLPLAAVTAVIGWFVPLLGISLVVFLAVDVLLGFVAGRRAKAA, from the coding sequence ATGTCTCTTGACGAGGCTCAAGACGTCCGCACCCCGGACGCCGAACCGGCCGGCACGGCCAAGAAGAACGGCGGCAGCTGGGCCGCCGTACGGCCGCTGCTCCTGCGCATGCACTTCTACGCGGGGCTGCTGGTCGCCCCGCTGATCTTCCTCGCCGCCGCCACCGGGCTGCTCTACGCCGCCTCCTGGCAGGCCGAGAAGATCATCTACTCCGACGAGCTGACCGTCGCCCGCGTCGGCGAGAGCGCCCTGCCGCTCAGCGCCCAGATCGACGCGGCCAAGGGCGCCGCCCCCGAGGGCGAGGTCGTGTCCGTGTGGCCCGCCCCCGACACCGAGGCCACCACCCGCGTGATCATGGAGAGCCCGGGCCTCCCCGAGGGCGAGACCCTCACCGTCTTCGTCGACCCGTATACGGCCGAGGTGCGCGGGCAGCTCGCCACCGTCGGCGACGCGCTGCCGCTGCGGGCGTGGCTGAGCGAGTTCCACTCCAGCCTCCAGCTCGGCGAGTTCGGCCGGAACTACAGCGAGCTCGCCGCGAGCTGGATGTGGGTGGTCGCGCTCGGCGGACTCGCCCTGTGGCTCGGCCGCCGCCGCAAGCGCAGGTCGCAGCTGGTCCTCCCGGACCGCACGGCCACCGGCCGCCGCCGCACCCTGTCCTGGCACGGCGCCGTCGGCCTGTGGGCCGTCGCCGGACTCGTCGTCCTCTCCGCCACCGGCCTGACCTGGTCGAAGTACGCCGGCGAGAACATCGGGCAGCTCCAGGACAGCCTCGGCGGGGCCACCCCCGCCGTCTCCGCGCAGCTCAGCGCCGGGGCGGACGCCGGCTCGGGCGAGCACGCCGGGCACACCATGCCCGACGGCACGCAGATGGCCCCGCCGCCCGCACCCGCCGCCGACGTCGGCATCGACAAGGCCGTGGACGCCGCCCGGGCCGCGGGTGTCACCGAGGCGCTCCGCGTGACCCTGCCCGCCAAGGGCAAGGGCTACGTCATCAAGGAGCAGGACAAGCTGGTGCCGGTGCACCTGGACTCGGTTGCCGTCGACCCCGCGGACGCCCGCGTCATGGACGAACTGCGCTTCGCCGACTACCCGGTCCTCGCCCAGATGACCCGCTTCGGCATCGACCTGCACATGGGTACGACCTTCGGACTCGCCAACCAGATCGCGCTGGCCGCGCTCGCCGTCGCCGTGATGTTCCTCGTCTTCTGGGGCTACCGCATGTGGTGGCTGCGCCGGCCGACGAAGGACCGCAAGCTGTCCGTCGGCCGCGCCCAGCCGCGCGGTGCCTGGCGCAAGCTCCCGGTGACCCTGCTGCTGCCGCTGGCCGCGGTGACCGCCGTGATCGGCTGGTTCGTGCCGCTCCTCGGGATCAGCCTGGTCGTCTTCCTCGCGGTCGACGTCCTGCTGGGCTTCGTCGCGGGCCGCCGGGCCAAGGCCGCGTAG